The following are encoded together in the Ictidomys tridecemlineatus isolate mIctTri1 chromosome X, mIctTri1.hap1, whole genome shotgun sequence genome:
- the LOC101967898 gene encoding UPF0690 protein C1orf52-like: MAAEKNDPPSYFAEYRSSSSDSSSEDNSEPEEASQKDPDLAKSSVGGCGNKAENRLPQRDELFRSVTCPPFLYNPFNKQIDWERHVVKSPEEPPKEFKIWKSNYVPPPETYTTEKKPLPPELDMAIEGLKIYEDRGDDAPQNAKKARLLPEGEEALESDEESDDEEDEPTSKKRKVEPGEQAKKKK; this comes from the exons ATGGCAGCCGAGAAGAATGATCCTCCGAGCTATTTTGCAGAGTACAGGAGCAGCAGTTCGGACTCCTCCAGCGAGGATAACAGCGAGCCGGAGGAAGCAAGTCAGAAGGACCCGGATCTGGCCAAGTCA TCGGTGGgcggctgtgggaacaaggcagAGAATCGACTGCCCCAACGGGATGAGCTGTTCCGGAGTGTGACTTGCCCACCCTTTCTCTATAATCCGTTCAACAAGCAGATAGACTGGGAGAGGCACGTTGTCAAATCACCTGAGGAGCCTCCAAAGGAATTCAAAATATGGAAGTCAAACTATGTGCCACCTCCAGAGACCTACACTACTGAGAAGAAacctctgcctccagagctggATATGGCAATAGAAGGGTTGAAAATATATGAGGACCGTGGTGATGATGCCCCACAGAATGCTAAGAAAGCTAGGCTTCTACCAGAAGGGGAGGAGGCATTAGAATCAGATGAAGAATCAGATGATGAAGAAGATGAGCCTACTTCCAAAAAGCGCAAAGTAGAACCAGGAGaacaagcaaagaagaaaaagtaa